A stretch of Mucilaginibacter terrae DNA encodes these proteins:
- a CDS encoding LptF/LptG family permease, which yields MFKFLDNYIKIIDWYIIKKYLGTFVFTLSLFLIIIVVFDVSEHLDDFLKSKAPLSAIVFQYYGGYLPYYANTLLPLINFLAVIFFTAKMANQTEIVPILSGKVSFNRFLRPYFIASGIIFVVFFLGNVYFIPLTNQLSVKFDDTYTNSTDPTKKEQHMQLDEHTYVYLETYDNVVKTGYNFSLEKFDGDVMRQKLTSDRITYDSLKHSWTFFNPKIRYVNGLKEKWVELPQKDTIIDMQPSDFEANNDINTNIYRAISTPDLTKQISKETIRGTGRLVELKLEKYRRFIYPFSAFVLTLIGVSISSRKVRGGIGLPLGIGILLCFLYIVVDRFANVFSLKAGLPPMIAVCIPNVLFGLTGLYLLRKAPK from the coding sequence ATGTTCAAATTTTTGGATAACTACATTAAAATCATCGATTGGTACATAATTAAAAAGTACCTGGGCACGTTCGTGTTCACGCTGTCGCTGTTTTTGATCATTATCGTAGTTTTCGACGTATCGGAGCATCTCGACGATTTTTTAAAGAGCAAGGCTCCGTTAAGTGCCATTGTATTCCAGTATTATGGTGGTTACCTGCCCTACTACGCCAATACGCTGCTTCCGCTCATCAACTTTTTGGCTGTGATATTCTTTACAGCCAAAATGGCTAATCAAACCGAAATTGTACCCATACTAAGCGGTAAAGTAAGTTTCAATCGTTTCCTACGCCCATATTTTATTGCCTCGGGTATCATCTTCGTGGTTTTCTTTTTAGGGAACGTTTATTTTATACCGCTTACCAACCAGTTGAGCGTTAAATTCGACGATACATACACCAACAGTACCGACCCTACCAAAAAGGAGCAGCACATGCAGTTGGATGAGCATACCTACGTTTACCTTGAAACATATGATAACGTGGTTAAAACGGGTTACAATTTTAGCCTCGAAAAATTTGATGGTGACGTTATGCGGCAAAAATTAACGTCGGACCGTATTACCTACGATTCGCTTAAACACAGTTGGACGTTTTTCAACCCCAAAATACGCTACGTAAACGGCTTGAAAGAAAAATGGGTGGAGCTGCCGCAAAAAGACACCATTATTGATATGCAGCCTTCAGATTTTGAAGCTAATAACGACATCAATACCAATATTTACCGCGCCATATCAACCCCCGACCTTACCAAGCAAATAAGCAAAGAAACCATACGTGGCACAGGCCGCCTGGTTGAACTCAAACTGGAGAAATACCGGCGCTTTATTTACCCGTTTTCTGCATTCGTGCTTACATTGATAGGTGTATCTATATCATCGCGCAAGGTACGCGGCGGTATTGGCTTGCCGCTGGGCATAGGTATCCTGCTCTGCTTTCTTTATATTGTGGTAGATAGGTTTGCCAACGTATTCTCGCTCAAAGCCGGTTTGCCGCCTATGATTGCGGTTTGTATACCCAATGTACTTTTTGGCTTAACCGGCCTTTACCTGTTGCGTAAAGCACCTAAATAG
- a CDS encoding BlaI/MecI/CopY family transcriptional regulator: MKELTKAEEQVMQILWKLKEGIVKQILDQMPDDPKPAYNTVSTVVRVLETKGFVDHKAYGNSHVYFPTVSEEDYKKFAFDKVIKSYFNNSYKSLVSYLVKEQKLNLSELAELILLAERSRKKSSDD, encoded by the coding sequence ATGAAAGAATTAACCAAAGCAGAGGAACAGGTAATGCAGATTTTATGGAAGCTGAAAGAGGGTATTGTAAAGCAGATACTCGACCAGATGCCCGACGACCCGAAGCCTGCCTACAATACCGTGAGCACCGTAGTGCGTGTGCTCGAAACCAAAGGATTTGTGGACCACAAAGCGTACGGAAACTCGCACGTGTACTTCCCTACCGTGAGTGAGGAAGACTACAAGAAATTCGCTTTCGATAAGGTGATCAAAAGCTATTTCAACAATTCGTACAAAAGCCTCGTGTCATACCTGGTGAAAGAACAGAAGCTAAACCTGAGCGAATTGGCCGAACTTATTTTACTGGCCGAACGCAGCCGCAAAAAAAGCAGCGATGATTAA
- a CDS encoding M56 family metallopeptidase, translating to MINLLQYLLEVNVYLALAYGGYWLLLRRQTFHSANRAYLLASALLCFAIPLVQISFARPAPVPVTQVLTQAVFTEVMQMATPAPQPQAIFEPFRAITALYIAGAILGFVLLCAKLYRLLKLIFTSQREQRDGYTLVFVPGTLSPFSFMRFLFAADEEQLQPVILKHELVHITQKHSYDVLFTELLKIICWFNPAVYLLQNSLKALHEFEADRLTAEKTEQDGYVDFLIAQACQNNGLSFANHFSEKQLLKSRIMKLYQKRSGSLARLNYLMALPLCAGMLCASSAAFSKDYGFKFEWGKTPKNNLTSTSITTYETVNNFQSGKIIFPPPTIRTADGKVISKPTAGFEAVITPESTSTKKDSVKKMRLKVTSGNTSTITDQLKLNGAGGKQLIYTAQTLTKKDRKDLKQKFGINVETTNASNSATSILVLPPPPPIDPRNPNKVRRPLLPPPPPPVEKPASQKRKDDIPPPPPPVDNTENSTKTKKASAFNMNQKHYIGTVFMGITPEPGKFITSFEPDMYVRPQLVYIQIDKLKPENIKNHEPVKHGDHSWFLIKGKLYDALALEKLSARISTKEKLGTLLHAKSTFYHKPNDAATIKRFGESVGKNGVTEFVNVVWSRI from the coding sequence ATGATTAACCTGCTGCAATACCTGCTCGAGGTAAACGTTTACCTCGCCCTTGCCTACGGTGGCTATTGGCTGCTATTGCGCAGGCAAACTTTTCACAGTGCCAACCGGGCTTACCTGCTGGCCTCTGCCCTGCTGTGTTTTGCCATTCCGCTGGTACAAATAAGCTTTGCAAGGCCCGCGCCTGTCCCGGTTACGCAGGTATTAACTCAGGCAGTTTTTACTGAAGTGATGCAAATGGCTACACCAGCTCCGCAACCACAAGCCATATTTGAGCCCTTTAGAGCTATTACAGCGCTTTACATAGCCGGAGCCATACTTGGCTTCGTTTTGCTATGCGCAAAGCTTTACAGGCTCTTAAAATTGATTTTTACGAGTCAACGAGAACAACGCGATGGCTACACGCTGGTATTCGTGCCTGGAACGCTCTCTCCCTTTTCGTTCATGCGCTTCTTATTTGCTGCCGATGAGGAACAACTGCAGCCAGTTATTTTAAAGCACGAGCTGGTGCACATTACCCAAAAACACAGTTACGACGTGCTGTTTACCGAACTGCTAAAAATCATCTGCTGGTTTAACCCTGCTGTGTACCTGTTGCAAAACAGCCTCAAGGCACTGCACGAATTTGAGGCCGACCGCCTTACGGCGGAAAAAACCGAGCAGGACGGCTACGTGGATTTTTTAATAGCCCAGGCCTGCCAAAACAACGGCCTTAGCTTCGCCAATCATTTTTCAGAGAAACAACTTTTAAAATCACGAATAATGAAGCTTTATCAAAAACGCTCGGGTAGTTTAGCCAGGCTAAATTACCTCATGGCCCTGCCCCTTTGTGCAGGTATGTTGTGCGCCTCATCGGCCGCATTTAGTAAAGACTATGGGTTTAAGTTTGAATGGGGAAAAACACCTAAAAACAACCTCACATCAACCAGCATAACTACTTATGAAACAGTAAATAACTTTCAATCAGGTAAAATAATTTTTCCACCTCCAACCATACGTACAGCAGATGGAAAAGTAATTAGCAAACCTACTGCCGGCTTCGAAGCTGTTATAACTCCGGAAAGCACTTCCACCAAAAAAGATTCGGTAAAAAAAATGCGTTTAAAAGTTACAAGCGGCAACACATCAACCATAACCGACCAGTTGAAACTAAACGGCGCTGGTGGCAAACAACTGATTTATACAGCGCAAACTTTAACAAAAAAAGACAGGAAAGACCTGAAGCAAAAATTTGGAATTAATGTAGAAACAACGAATGCATCAAACAGTGCAACCAGCATTTTAGTACTTCCACCGCCCCCACCAATAGACCCTCGTAACCCTAACAAAGTCAGAAGGCCTTTACTTCCTCCGCCACCGCCACCTGTTGAAAAACCTGCATCGCAAAAAAGGAAAGACGATATTCCGCCGCCCCCACCGCCGGTTGATAATACTGAAAATTCAACAAAAACAAAAAAAGCAAGTGCCTTTAATATGAACCAAAAACATTACATAGGAACAGTGTTTATGGGCATAACCCCAGAGCCGGGGAAATTTATTACAAGCTTTGAACCCGATATGTATGTGCGCCCCCAACTGGTTTATATTCAGATTGATAAACTTAAACCGGAAAATATAAAAAATCACGAACCAGTAAAACACGGAGACCATTCATGGTTCTTGATCAAAGGAAAGTTATATGATGCATTGGCTCTCGAAAAACTGTCGGCCAGAATTAGCACTAAAGAAAAGTTAGGCACCTTACTTCATGCAAAAAGTACCTTTTATCATAAGCCTAATGATGCGGCCACCATTAAAAGATTCGGCGAAAGCGTTGGCAAAAACGGCGTTACCGAATTTGTAAACGTAGTTTGGTCAAGAATATAG
- a CDS encoding SixA phosphatase family protein: MKKLLLVRHAKAEEFAAGGDFHRPLSVKGENDVKQLAQKLQAEKLVPEQIICSSALRTQTTADILSISLNIPQPRATVAIYEASERTLLREINHFSNAYDFVAMVGHNPGIAYLLLNLTGKVRDVPTCAAIVLVFEDADSWQEITHESGVITWYSVPQ; this comes from the coding sequence ATGAAAAAGTTACTCCTCGTAAGGCATGCCAAGGCAGAAGAATTTGCTGCCGGTGGTGATTTTCATCGCCCGTTATCAGTAAAAGGAGAAAACGACGTAAAGCAACTTGCGCAAAAGCTACAAGCCGAAAAGCTGGTGCCCGAGCAGATAATTTGCAGCTCGGCCTTGCGCACACAAACCACTGCCGATATTTTATCAATCAGCCTTAATATACCCCAACCCAGGGCAACAGTAGCCATTTACGAGGCCAGCGAGCGTACGCTGCTGCGCGAGATCAACCATTTTTCGAACGCGTATGATTTTGTAGCCATGGTAGGCCACAATCCTGGCATAGCCTACCTGTTACTTAACTTAACCGGCAAAGTGCGCGATGTACCCACCTGCGCCGCCATAGTATTAGTATTTGAGGATGCGGACAGCTGGCAGGAGATAACCCATGAATCGGGCGTGATTACGTGGTATAGTGTACCGCAATAA
- the rsmG gene encoding 16S rRNA (guanine(527)-N(7))-methyltransferase RsmG — protein MDAGLIPKYFPEITAEQQSQFNQLAELYNHWNQQINVISRKDMDLLYERHVLHSLGIAKVMGFLPGEKVLDVGTGGGFPGIPLAIMFPETSFHLVDSIGKKIKVVSEVASAIGLKNLEATHSRAEQIPGKFDFVVSRAVTQLKDFYPWVKGKFNNKSKNTLPNGILYLKGGDLKQEIAESGLAVQQYFLKNYFEEEFFETKQVIYVKG, from the coding sequence ATGGACGCCGGACTGATCCCCAAATATTTCCCCGAAATTACTGCCGAACAACAAAGCCAGTTTAACCAACTGGCCGAACTTTATAATCATTGGAACCAGCAGATCAACGTGATATCGCGAAAGGATATGGATTTGCTGTACGAGCGCCATGTGCTGCACTCATTAGGTATTGCCAAGGTAATGGGCTTTTTGCCTGGCGAAAAAGTGCTTGATGTAGGCACAGGTGGCGGTTTTCCCGGTATCCCGCTGGCAATTATGTTTCCCGAAACCAGCTTTCATCTGGTCGATTCGATAGGGAAGAAGATCAAGGTAGTGAGCGAAGTGGCATCGGCCATTGGCCTTAAAAACCTGGAAGCTACGCACAGCAGGGCCGAGCAAATTCCCGGAAAGTTTGATTTTGTGGTAAGTAGAGCGGTAACGCAGTTGAAGGATTTTTATCCATGGGTAAAAGGCAAATTCAACAACAAATCGAAGAATACGTTGCCTAACGGCATTTTGTATTTGAAAGGGGGAGACCTTAAACAGGAAATTGCCGAGTCGGGTTTAGCCGTTCAGCAATACTTCCTGAAGAACTACTTTGAGGAAGAGTTCTTCGAGACTAAGCAGGTGATATATGTGAAGGGGTGA
- the dprA gene encoding DNA-processing protein DprA: MLYHLLRASAPRYQNLYWPILAVPTKFFNGPVGRFKRVPGIGDKTIESLNLNAALEQADREVAFIEKNGIDVIFYTDERYPKKLKNCNDAPILLYSKGNADLNNQRIISIVGTRNATDYGRQLCKELLEDLQQYGVLVVSGLALGIDVAAHKESLRLNLPTVGVLGHSLDRLYPSQNRAIADKMILNGALLSEYPSGTKPDRENFPQRNRIVAGMADVTVVVEAGIKGGALITAEIANSYNRDVFAFPGRTTDVYSEGCNFLIRNNKAGLLTCAADLAYLMGWDTQTSTQAKPKQFALPIDLTEQERNIWQLLYESKTPVAIDELSIQLNMPVSTLAMNLLNMEMQGYITAKPGKMYVIG, translated from the coding sequence TTGCTTTATCACTTATTAAGGGCATCGGCCCCACGTTATCAAAATCTTTACTGGCCTATTTTGGCAGTGCCGACGAAGTTTTTTAATGGCCCGGTAGGGCGTTTTAAACGCGTACCCGGCATTGGCGATAAAACTATTGAGAGCCTTAATCTCAATGCGGCTTTGGAGCAGGCCGACCGCGAAGTAGCCTTTATAGAAAAGAATGGCATCGACGTTATATTTTATACCGACGAACGGTATCCTAAAAAACTGAAGAATTGTAACGATGCCCCCATTCTGCTATATAGTAAAGGCAACGCCGATTTAAACAACCAGCGCATAATAAGTATAGTAGGCACCCGCAACGCTACCGACTACGGCAGGCAGCTGTGCAAAGAACTGCTTGAGGATTTACAGCAATACGGCGTGTTAGTAGTAAGTGGCCTTGCATTAGGCATTGATGTAGCCGCCCATAAAGAAAGCCTCCGGCTTAACCTGCCAACCGTAGGCGTATTGGGGCACAGTTTAGATAGGTTGTACCCCAGTCAAAACCGGGCAATTGCCGATAAAATGATATTAAACGGTGCCCTTCTGAGTGAGTACCCCTCAGGCACCAAGCCCGACAGAGAGAACTTCCCGCAGCGTAACCGCATTGTGGCCGGTATGGCAGATGTTACCGTGGTGGTAGAGGCCGGTATTAAGGGTGGGGCATTAATTACGGCCGAAATTGCCAATTCGTATAATCGCGATGTATTTGCATTTCCGGGGCGTACAACTGATGTGTACTCGGAAGGTTGTAACTTTTTAATTCGGAATAACAAGGCCGGCTTGCTCACCTGCGCGGCCGATTTGGCTTACCTGATGGGCTGGGACACGCAAACTAGTACCCAGGCAAAGCCCAAACAGTTTGCATTACCTATTGATTTAACCGAGCAGGAACGCAATATATGGCAACTACTTTACGAGAGTAAAACCCCCGTGGCTATTGATGAACTAAGCATTCAGCTTAACATGCCCGTAAGCACCTTAGCCATGAATTTACTAAACATGGAAATGCAAGGCTATATTACGGCTAAGCCGGGGAAAATGTATGTGATTGGGTGA
- a CDS encoding porin family protein, protein MKKLLLTMVAAAAASLAFAQTKTTFGIKAGVNFASLQASSSGSSVTATSGSVTMFTAGAYADAPLGNNGLSLQPGLYYTGKGGNSNDGQSTGKLKFSYLQIPVNLVYSVPLSAGKFYFGGGPYAAYALSAKAEDKVNGQNVSVDLTLGSDNNSDIKRTDFGITVLIGFQFTNKLSLGVNSDFGLTSVLPGSNNGYSLKNRVYCITAGYSF, encoded by the coding sequence ATGAAAAAACTATTACTAACCATGGTTGCCGCGGCGGCCGCATCACTGGCATTTGCACAAACCAAAACAACTTTTGGAATTAAAGCTGGTGTAAACTTTGCCTCATTACAAGCTTCAAGCAGTGGCTCATCTGTAACTGCTACATCGGGTAGTGTTACCATGTTTACTGCAGGAGCTTATGCTGATGCTCCTCTGGGAAACAATGGCCTTTCATTACAACCAGGCTTATACTACACCGGTAAAGGTGGCAACTCTAATGATGGTCAAAGCACCGGTAAATTAAAATTCAGCTATCTGCAAATACCTGTTAATCTGGTGTATTCGGTACCGTTAAGCGCGGGTAAATTTTATTTTGGCGGTGGCCCTTATGCAGCCTATGCCTTATCGGCCAAAGCCGAAGATAAAGTTAACGGCCAAAACGTAAGCGTTGATTTAACCCTCGGAAGTGATAACAACAGCGATATTAAACGTACCGATTTTGGTATCACTGTATTAATTGGATTTCAATTCACAAACAAACTAAGTTTAGGTGTAAACTCCGATTTTGGTTTAACAAGCGTACTGCCCGGCAGTAACAACGGGTATAGCCTTAAAAATCGTGTTTACTGCATTACAGCCGGTTACAGCTTCTAA
- a CDS encoding GIY-YIG nuclease family protein: MERGGCVYIMTNKRHSVFYTGVTSDIVSRIWQHKNNVHPNSFTAKYHCHKLVYYFAYAHIEEAIAAEKLIKGGNRQSKIDLIVALNPDWKDLYEELIAE, encoded by the coding sequence ATGGAACGAGGCGGCTGCGTGTACATCATGACTAATAAGCGACACTCGGTATTTTATACAGGTGTTACTTCAGATATTGTTAGTCGGATATGGCAACATAAAAACAACGTACATCCCAATAGTTTTACAGCTAAGTATCACTGCCATAAATTGGTTTATTATTTTGCTTATGCACATATCGAGGAAGCTATTGCTGCCGAAAAGCTAATTAAAGGCGGTAATCGTCAAAGTAAGATTGACTTAATTGTTGCTTTAAACCCTGATTGGAAAGACCTATACGAAGAACTAATAGCGGAATAG
- a CDS encoding glycosyltransferase, protein MEQYIPLALLCFLVLCFVWQMGFLLVVPRRLAAYHVPDEDVVAGNLPISVIIAARNEAENLTQYLPAILEQDYPHFEVVVVNDCSVDNSRWVLEDFAKNYPHLKLVTVTEHPRFKTGKKFALTMGIKAASHEHLLFTDADCEPASPQWIARIAANFTPGVQIVLGYSPYRKRRGFINAFTRFETLKTAITYISAALGRNAYMGIGRNLAYTKSLFFSVKGFASHLHILAGDDDLFVNQNATTDNTAVEIHKDAFVYTDAKRTLGGYFRQKKRHMGVGGLYKNKHRRMLSFEALSGFFFYVALVLCIVFKVQLPIIAGLYIARLITQIIVYIKSAKKLTGKDLIWFLPFFDLLYYVYLNVFGLIGTFVKTIQWK, encoded by the coding sequence TTGGAACAATATATACCCCTGGCCTTACTGTGTTTTTTAGTGCTTTGCTTTGTTTGGCAAATGGGCTTTTTGCTGGTAGTGCCGCGCCGTTTGGCTGCTTACCATGTGCCTGATGAAGACGTTGTGGCGGGTAATCTTCCCATCTCGGTAATTATAGCCGCCCGTAATGAGGCCGAAAATTTAACCCAATATTTACCCGCTATTTTAGAACAGGATTATCCTCATTTTGAAGTGGTTGTAGTGAATGATTGTTCGGTTGATAACAGCCGGTGGGTGTTAGAAGATTTTGCCAAAAACTATCCGCACCTTAAATTGGTTACTGTTACTGAACACCCCCGCTTTAAAACCGGGAAAAAGTTTGCCTTAACCATGGGTATAAAAGCCGCCAGTCACGAACATCTTTTGTTTACCGATGCCGATTGCGAACCGGCTTCGCCACAATGGATCGCGCGTATAGCTGCCAATTTTACACCCGGTGTGCAAATTGTATTGGGATACTCTCCATACCGCAAACGCCGTGGCTTTATTAATGCTTTTACACGTTTCGAAACCTTAAAAACTGCTATTACATACATTTCGGCGGCATTAGGGCGTAATGCTTACATGGGTATTGGCCGTAATTTGGCTTACACCAAATCGTTGTTTTTTAGCGTAAAAGGTTTTGCCTCGCACCTGCATATTTTGGCCGGCGATGATGATCTGTTTGTAAACCAAAACGCCACGACTGATAATACTGCGGTTGAAATTCATAAAGATGCTTTTGTTTATACCGATGCTAAACGTACTTTAGGCGGATACTTTCGCCAAAAGAAACGCCACATGGGAGTAGGGGGCTTGTATAAAAACAAGCACCGCCGTATGCTGAGCTTTGAAGCTTTAAGCGGTTTCTTTTTTTATGTGGCATTAGTATTGTGCATAGTTTTTAAAGTACAACTACCAATTATAGCCGGGTTATACATCGCACGATTAATAACTCAAATTATTGTTTACATAAAGTCGGCTAAAAAGCTGACCGGGAAGGATTTGATATGGTTTTTGCCATTCTTTGATTTGCTGTATTATGTGTACTTGAATGTGTTTGGTTTAATAGGAACATTTGTAAAAACCATACAATGGAAGTAA
- a CDS encoding DMT family transporter — protein MSKSPELNKNLLILHFTVFIWGFTGILGKLITITAVNLVWYRVLIASVTLFLYFKFNRQSLKISKKTFINLLLTGILVGGHWILFFQAIKVSTVSVTLVCLSSVTLFTAIFEPLIKRKPVSKLEIFSGLLIIAGIVLIFKFESQYTLGIILGLICAAAASLFSIINSNLVKHTHPTIIGFYELVGAFLWLTVYMLISGGIVNLQIPHNTDIGYLLLLGTICTSLAYVAGVSVMREMSAFKVALITNLEPVYGIIMAFIFFGDLHTVSLGFWIGAVIILSTIFLFPVAQKQANK, from the coding sequence ATGTCAAAATCACCCGAACTAAATAAAAACCTGCTCATACTGCACTTCACAGTTTTTATATGGGGATTTACCGGCATTTTGGGAAAGCTCATCACCATTACAGCTGTTAATTTGGTTTGGTACAGGGTGCTTATCGCATCGGTTACGTTATTTTTATACTTTAAATTTAACAGGCAGAGCCTTAAAATCAGCAAAAAAACTTTTATTAACCTGCTACTTACCGGCATACTGGTAGGCGGGCATTGGATATTGTTTTTTCAGGCTATTAAGGTTTCAACGGTGTCGGTTACGCTGGTGTGCTTATCGTCGGTAACGTTGTTTACAGCTATTTTTGAGCCGCTAATTAAACGCAAACCGGTCTCCAAACTCGAAATTTTCTCCGGGTTGTTGATCATTGCTGGTATAGTGCTCATCTTCAAGTTCGAATCGCAGTATACGCTCGGCATCATATTAGGCCTTATATGTGCTGCTGCAGCCAGCTTGTTTTCTATTATTAACTCTAATTTAGTTAAACATACCCACCCTACCATAATTGGCTTTTACGAACTTGTAGGAGCATTTTTGTGGCTAACGGTATATATGCTGATAAGCGGCGGTATAGTCAATTTGCAAATACCGCATAATACAGATATAGGCTACCTTTTACTATTAGGCACCATATGCACCTCACTGGCTTACGTGGCCGGGGTGTCGGTAATGCGCGAAATGTCGGCTTTTAAAGTGGCCCTTATTACCAACCTCGAACCTGTGTACGGCATCATAATGGCCTTTATATTCTTTGGCGATCTGCATACCGTGAGTCTTGGTTTCTGGATCGGTGCAGTCATAATTTTGTCTACCATCTTCTTATTTCCGGTAGCGCAAAAGCAGGCTAACAAATAA
- the tgt gene encoding tRNA guanosine(34) transglycosylase Tgt produces the protein MKFNLTAQDKLSKARAGEITTDHGVIQTPIFMPVGTAGTVKAVHQRELKNDIEAQIILGNTYHLYLRPGLETLEKAGGLHKFNGWDGPILTDSGGYQVYSLSQARKIKEEGVTFRSHIDGSKHLFTPEAAMDIQRVIGADIIMAFDECTPYPCDYGYARRSIEMTHRWLKRCCDRFDSTEPKYDYSQTLFPIVQGSVYKDLRERSAEVIASFGREGNAIGGLSVGEPAEEMYAMTEIVCNILPYDKPRYLMGVGTPVNILENIALGIDMFDCVMPTRNARHGLLFTKNGILNMRNEKWKNDFSVIDEDSDLWVDREHSKAYLRHLITSGEMLGAQIASLHNLHFYLWLVNEARQHIINGDFYSWKNAMVKQLAQRL, from the coding sequence ATGAAATTTAATTTAACCGCTCAAGATAAACTTTCAAAGGCCCGTGCCGGAGAAATTACAACCGACCATGGCGTTATACAAACGCCTATTTTTATGCCTGTTGGCACCGCCGGTACGGTAAAAGCCGTTCACCAGCGTGAGCTAAAGAATGATATTGAGGCCCAGATCATTTTAGGGAATACGTATCACCTTTACCTGCGTCCAGGGCTCGAAACGTTGGAAAAAGCCGGTGGCCTGCATAAATTTAACGGCTGGGACGGCCCTATTTTAACCGATAGCGGTGGTTACCAGGTATATTCGTTAAGCCAGGCGCGCAAAATAAAAGAAGAAGGTGTTACGTTTCGCTCACATATTGATGGCTCGAAGCATTTGTTTACGCCCGAAGCGGCCATGGATATCCAGCGTGTAATTGGTGCCGATATTATTATGGCTTTTGACGAGTGCACGCCCTACCCTTGCGATTATGGCTACGCCCGCCGTTCTATTGAAATGACGCACCGCTGGCTTAAACGCTGCTGCGACCGTTTCGACAGCACCGAACCTAAATACGATTACAGTCAAACCCTCTTCCCTATAGTGCAGGGATCGGTATATAAAGATCTGCGCGAGCGTTCGGCCGAGGTGATCGCGTCGTTCGGCCGTGAGGGTAATGCCATTGGTGGTCTTTCGGTTGGCGAACCTGCCGAAGAAATGTACGCCATGACCGAAATCGTGTGCAATATTTTACCGTACGATAAGCCACGTTACCTGATGGGTGTGGGCACACCAGTTAATATTTTGGAAAACATTGCCCTGGGCATTGATATGTTTGATTGCGTTATGCCTACCCGCAACGCCCGCCACGGCCTGCTGTTCACCAAAAACGGCATCCTCAACATGCGCAACGAGAAATGGAAGAATGATTTTAGCGTTATTGATGAAGATAGTGACCTATGGGTAGACCGTGAACATTCTAAAGCCTATTTACGCCACCTGATTACCTCGGGCGAAATGCTGGGCGCACAAATTGCCAGTTTGCATAACCTGCATTTTTATCTTTGGTTAGTGAACGAAGCCCGCCAGCATATAATAAATGGCGATTTTTACAGTTGGAAGAATGCCATGGTTAAACAATTAGCCCAGCGCCTGTAA
- a CDS encoding RNA polymerase sigma factor — protein MEVNANFTDNAKNDYQLVLKARAGSQKAFADLMQRYKDSIYFMSLKMVNNREDAMDITVETFAKAFEKLDKYQPDYAFSTWLFRVATNNCIDFLRKKKLNTVSINNMMDEEDDRPLQIKSDTLNPEEFSIKKQQSNEIKLLIESLPPRYRNLLTLRYFDELSYEEIAQQLDLPLGTVKAQLFRAKYLLGNIINRIDR, from the coding sequence ATGGAAGTAAACGCTAATTTTACCGATAACGCCAAAAACGACTATCAACTGGTGCTGAAAGCAAGGGCGGGAAGCCAGAAAGCTTTTGCCGATTTGATGCAACGCTACAAGGATTCGATATATTTTATGTCGCTCAAGATGGTGAACAACCGCGAGGATGCCATGGATATAACGGTTGAAACTTTTGCCAAAGCGTTTGAAAAACTGGATAAGTACCAGCCTGATTACGCATTTAGTACCTGGCTGTTCAGGGTGGCTACCAACAACTGTATTGATTTTTTGCGCAAAAAGAAGCTCAACACCGTTTCTATCAATAATATGATGGATGAGGAGGACGACCGTCCGTTGCAAATTAAGTCGGACACGCTGAACCCCGAAGAGTTCTCTATCAAAAAGCAGCAATCGAACGAGATAAAATTACTCATTGAAAGCTTACCGCCGCGTTATCGTAACTTATTAACGTTGAGGTATTTCGACGAACTCTCGTACGAGGAAATTGCACAGCAACTCGACCTGCCGCTGGGTACTGTAAAGGCACAATTGTTTAGGGCCAAGTACCTGCTGGGCAACATTATTAACCGTATTGACCGATAA